In Gopherus evgoodei ecotype Sinaloan lineage chromosome 7, rGopEvg1_v1.p, whole genome shotgun sequence, the sequence ccgacataagcctCTCATTGAAATAGTTTTATGATGTCAGCATAGCAGGGGAGTTACATCGGCAGGGTGGGGAGTATTTCAGTGCGTACACCTACACTGTTTTGTCTGCAAAAGCTGACTTTCtttgacaaaactgtgtagtgtagacaaggcctgagtcaaCTGGGCATATCTTGATTACAACAGCCCCACCCTTGCTAGCCCCTGGCTGTCCTAGAGGTGCAGCTTCACCACCTAGTAGCCATCAGTGGCTGATCCAGGGCTATTCCCAACCACCAAGAAGGCTGAAGTCTACCAGTGAGCAGGATACCAAGCACATGGATCTCCAGCTCTGGTTCTCTCCTTTGTGTCCCAATCCCTGGCTCTTACCTCGGACAGGTACCTGGTGGAGTGCCGATAGGAGACTCGGGAGTATGCTATCACTGAcaagggctgctccaggccaaatcGTGCCACACGGAAGGCCTCTTGCAGGCGGTGGTGAACATAGCTCTGGCGCTTGGCTGGCGGAAGCTTGGGTGGGAGGTAGATGCTTGGGTAGAGGGCGGTAGAGGCCTCCCAGAGCCACATGAGCCGGTTGTTCCGCAGCACCTCCATGGCATTGCACTCCCCCGAGTAATTCCCCCCCTTCATCCAGTTATCGTTGAAACAGTCAGGGAACTTGTAGAAGCCCCACAAACCCCAGGGCCTCAGCTCTTTCCCCAACTCCAGCGTCCTCTCCATGAGCTCTTGGGCTGCTCCCTCAAACTCTACCTCAGCCAAGTAGACTCGCTTCTTGGCACGCATGTCTGGGAACCTCTCCCAGACCCACTGCTCAGAGGCCTCCTTGTACACTGCCTTAGGGCCCCAGTTCCGTCTCCATAGCGGCCTCCACTCCTCCCAGTCAACCACGGCCAGCCCGTGGAAGTCTGGCTGCAGGAGCTGGGTGATCTCCGCCGTGGCCCTCTCTAGGTGCTGCTTGAGGCGGACTTTCTGGGGGATCCCCCCATTGTAGTATTTGCCCTCCGGGGAGATGTAGGGGTAGAGTCCAAACTTGTTCTTGTAGAAGATGGTCATGTTCTGGCCCTGGAATGCATTGCCTTGGTTCTCCACGATGGCGTAGTCCTCGAGAGGCAGGGCAACCCCAAAGCGCTGGTGGCACCGGGCCGTGGGCATGTTCCACACCACCACAAATGGCTCGTGCTGGAGAAGGGGGCTGGCGGATGCACTCTCCCAACTGCGCCCTCTTGAGCTTGAGGGCAGGATGGCTCCGAGGCAGAACAGGACCCAGGGCCAGACAGTTAGGCCCAGAGTCATGGTGGACGTTCGGCAACTACGTCCGGTCCAGACCCCCTCCTGCTTCCTTCCTGAATGAACACCCTACAAGGAGAGAGCAAATCAGAGGCGGGGTGAGACCAGGGGGTGAGACCAGGTGAGACCAGGGGGCCATGCCTGGTCTAACACTATGGGGACCACGGCTTCCTCTCTCAGCCCCACATCTTCTCCTTTGAGCTCCACCCATGACAATGGGAGCAACCAACACAATCTGTGCCTAGGACAGACTGTGGCAGGTCACCCTGGAATCCTGGGGAAAGGCCCCAACCCATGTCACCCACGTCAGGCTAAGGAGGACCTGATGCCAGCTGAGAACTGGTCTCTTCTTGCTACATCCTGAGGCTGCCCAAGGTCAGCTTGTGGTTGAGCCTGTTGGGGCGCCAAAGGGCTACTGGAAAGGACAGCTGTGCAAATTATGCCCCAGGACTGAGAAGCATAAAACCCCATGGCTTAGTTTGCTGTCGGTCCCTCCTCGTCGTTTGTTTTCCCTTCCAAATTACAGGTGTAATGGGTGTTGAAACCTATAGGTGGTGTTTCTCTGATTGTATTAGTGCATCCCAGCCAGCCTTCAGCCTGGGCTTTGTCTGCCCCCATGATGCTGTCTCCACTGTTTCCTGCCCCTTGGACTGGACCTCACCTCTGACCTGGCCTTCCCACCAGATCATACTTGGACCAGGGACTCGCTCTCCACAGGGAAAGAGCCAGAACTCCCAGTTGACACCAGCAAGCAGCATCACCCTCAGATCAGTGCCCCAGGAAAGGAGCCCCTGCTTGGCCTGTCTGGGTGCAGCTCCCAGGCTGGGATGCACGAGAGGATCTAAGGCTCCTAGTTCTCAATGGAAGCTGGgaacctttgtggatctgggccttaaattctttggggcagggagtgtctcttATTATGTATGATGGGCAGAGCCATCCCTAGGGTACAGCGAATCGGGGTGACCACTCCagaccctgtgctttgggggccccacaggctGACACAATTGGCCAGCACGACTGGTCCCAGAAG encodes:
- the HYAL3 gene encoding hyaluronidase-3, with translation MLGRGVHSGRKQEGVWTGRSCRTSTMTLGLTVWPWVLFCLGAILPSSSRGRSWESASASPLLQHEPFVVVWNMPTARCHQRFGVALPLEDYAIVENQGNAFQGQNMTIFYKNKFGLYPYISPEGKYYNGGIPQKVRLKQHLERATAEITQLLQPDFHGLAVVDWEEWRPLWRRNWGPKAVYKEASEQWVWERFPDMRAKKRVYLAEVEFEGAAQELMERTLELGKELRPWGLWGFYKFPDCFNDNWMKGGNYSGECNAMEVLRNNRLMWLWEASTALYPSIYLPPKLPPAKRQSYVHHRLQEAFRVARFGLEQPLSVIAYSRVSYRHSTRYLSEADLVHTIGESAALGATGLALWGDNSYSRSAESCRSLRHYITHTLGPYVVNVTSAAQLCSRQLCHGHGRCVRQRPDELGAFLHLSLQQWGADPVLTNYVGMDEPGQRAWGQFCCRCYRGWTGASCEKPGWTEPIRSPDCIARAHHPDICVAVRDRNTAGSQICPKSAYEGKTELR